Proteins encoded in a region of the Chlamydiales bacterium genome:
- the rpsO gene encoding 30S ribosomal protein S15: MSLDKSTKEEITKKFQLHDKDTGSADVQIAILTERITELTDHLKISPKDHSSRLALLKLVGQRRKLLDYLNSTDTERYKTLIVRLNLRK, encoded by the coding sequence ATGTCGTTAGATAAGAGCACAAAAGAAGAAATTACGAAAAAATTCCAGCTGCACGATAAGGATACGGGATCGGCAGACGTTCAGATTGCTATTTTGACAGAGAGAATTACAGAATTAACAGACCACTTAAAAATATCCCCAAAAGATCATAGTTCGCGCCTTGCTCTTTTGAAGCTTGTAGGTCAGAGACGCAAATTATTAGATTATCTTAACTCAACGGACACAGAGCGTTATAAAACACTGATCGTTCGTCTTAATTTAAGAAAGTAG